A single window of Ananas comosus cultivar F153 linkage group 24, ASM154086v1, whole genome shotgun sequence DNA harbors:
- the LOC109728542 gene encoding growth-regulating factor 5-like isoform X1: MSSAAAAAAEVEAAAGGWRAPFTASQWVELEHQALIFKYLMAGVPVPPDLLVPIRRSFDALPARYYHPHHHYHHAALDYYSYYGKKLDPEPGRCRRTDGKKWRCSKDAYPGSKYCERHMHRGRNRSRKPVESQTTASSQSQSASSSTVTGGDGAGGSSGGSFRTSPLPSLTASNSPQVSYLGRASSSRLQMDSTPYGIKYISGAKTEVGEHSFFSEASGSTRGLRMDSSVNNSWRLMPSSHDASSFPLMETRENSILDSTSSPLHHPMHINSLSLQQQQQYSFLGSGFSSANPVVKPENQPLRPFFDEWPRTKDSWSDIEDERSNRTSLSTTQLSISIPMVSSAFSTTSSRSPNDD, translated from the exons ATGAgtagcgcggcggcggcggcggcggaggtggaagcggcggcggggggGTGGAGGGCGCCGTTCACGGCGTCGCAGTGGGTGGAGCTGGAGCACCAGGCGCTCATCTTCAAGTACCTCATGGCCGGGGTCCCCGTGCCCCCCGATCTCCTCGTCCCCATCCGCAGGAGCTTCGACGCGCTCCCCGCTCGCTACTACCACCCCCACCACCACTACCACCACGCCGCCC TGGATTACTACTCATACTATGGGAAGAAGCTGGATCCTGAGCCGGGGCGATGCCGCAGGACCGATGGTAAGAAGTGGCGGTGCTCCAAGGATGCGTACCCTGGATCGAAGTACTGCGAGCGCCACATGCACCGTGGCCGAAACCGTTCAAGAAAGCCTGTGGAATCCCAAACAACCGCGTCCTCGCAGTCGCAGTCGGCCTCGTCATCGACCGTGACAGGTGGCGACGGGgccggcggcagcagcggcggaaGCTTCAGGACTTCGCCCCTGCCGTCTTTGACAGCTAGTAATAGTCCCCAGGTTTCGTACCTTGGCAGGGCTAGTTCCTCTCGGCTGCAAATGGATTCCACTCCTTATGGCATCAA ATATATTTCTGGAGCTAAAACCGAGGTGGGTGAGCATAGTTTCTTCTCAGAAGCTTCTGGAAGTACGAGGGGCCTCAGAATGGACTCATCCGTCAATAACTCATGGCGCCTGATGCCATCCTCTCATGATGCATCCTCCTTTCCCTTAATGGAAACAAGAGAGAATTCTATATTGGATAGCACTTCGTCTCCCCTTCATCACCCAATGCACATCAATTCACTGTCactacagcagcagcagcagtactCTTTTCTTGGAAGCGGTTTCTCTTCAGCGAATCCGGTGGTGAAGCCTGAAAACCAACCACTGCGACCTTTCTTCGATGAGTGGCCTAGGACAAAGGATTCATGGTCTGACATAGAGGATGAGAGATCGAACCGGACTTCTCTCTCTACAACTCAGCTCTCAATTTCCATTCCGATGGTCTCCTCTGCCTTCTCCACCACATCCTCCAGATCCCCAAATG ATGACTGA
- the LOC109728542 gene encoding growth-regulating factor 5-like isoform X2, with translation MSSAAAAAAEVEAAAGGWRAPFTASQWVELEHQALIFKYLMAGVPVPPDLLVPIRRSFDALPARYYHPHHHYHHAALDYYSYYGKKLDPEPGRCRRTDGKKWRCSKDAYPGSKYCERHMHRGRNRSRKPVESQTTASSQSQSASSSTVTGGDGAGGSSGGSFRTSPLPSLTASNSPQVSYLGRASSSRLQMDSTPYGIKLPHTIVPLEADHMFLSKIYFWS, from the exons ATGAgtagcgcggcggcggcggcggcggaggtggaagcggcggcggggggGTGGAGGGCGCCGTTCACGGCGTCGCAGTGGGTGGAGCTGGAGCACCAGGCGCTCATCTTCAAGTACCTCATGGCCGGGGTCCCCGTGCCCCCCGATCTCCTCGTCCCCATCCGCAGGAGCTTCGACGCGCTCCCCGCTCGCTACTACCACCCCCACCACCACTACCACCACGCCGCCC TGGATTACTACTCATACTATGGGAAGAAGCTGGATCCTGAGCCGGGGCGATGCCGCAGGACCGATGGTAAGAAGTGGCGGTGCTCCAAGGATGCGTACCCTGGATCGAAGTACTGCGAGCGCCACATGCACCGTGGCCGAAACCGTTCAAGAAAGCCTGTGGAATCCCAAACAACCGCGTCCTCGCAGTCGCAGTCGGCCTCGTCATCGACCGTGACAGGTGGCGACGGGgccggcggcagcagcggcggaaGCTTCAGGACTTCGCCCCTGCCGTCTTTGACAGCTAGTAATAGTCCCCAGGTTTCGTACCTTGGCAGGGCTAGTTCCTCTCGGCTGCAAATGGATTCCACTCCTTATGGCATCAA GTTGCCCCACACAATTGTGCCGTTGGAAGCGGATCACATGTTTTTGTCAAAG ATATATTTCTGGAGCTAA
- the LOC109728543 gene encoding myb-related protein 308-like — protein MGRKACCPKEGLNRGAWTSHEDKLLSEYIMAHGLGRWRSLPADAGLNRCGKSCRLRWLNYLRPDIKRGNITQEEEDLIIRLHKLLGNRWSLIAGRLPGRTDNEIKNYWNTYLRKKVFGGDGESSPKAKKRSSAKHNTESSDDSSVNIVRTKAVRCTRSHFADLAPNQILDQDVGGFCTVDNNMQNLLFPQTPTESSYVSYDSFENNYGVIDIDPLTIKDISGCMRQEEDEELFSLIDNDVWDLLELPNKKYKLQRD, from the exons atggggAGAAAAGCATGTTGCCCTAAGGAAGGGCTCAACAGAGGAGCATGGACAAGCCATGAAGATAAGCTGCTCTCAGAATACATCATGGCTCATGGATTAGGGAGATGGAGAAGCTTACCTGCAGATGCTG GGTTGAATAGGTGTGGGAAAAGTTGCAGGTTGAGATGGCTGAATTATCTGAGACCAGATATCAAGAGAGGGAACATCACACAGGAAGAAGAGGACTTGATCATTAGGCTCCATAAGCTACTAGGCAATAG ATGGTCCTTAATAGCAGGAAGGTTACCAGGGCGAACAGACAATGAAATAAAGAACTACTGGAATACATACCTCAGAAAGAAGGTATTTGGCGGCGACGGAGAATCTTCACCAAAGGCTAAGAAAAGATCATCTGCAAAACATAACACCGAGTCGAGTGACGACTCGAGCGTGAACATAGTTCGAACCAAAGCCGTAAGATGCACTAGATCCCACTTTGCTGATCTTGCTCCCAACCAAATACTGGATCAAGATGTTGGTGGTTTTTGCACAGTCGACAATAATATGCAAAACTTATTGTTCCCTCAAACACCTACTGAGAGTTCTTATGTGAGTTACGATAGTTTCGAAAACAACTATGGAGTTATCGATATCGACCCTCTTACAATAAAAGATATCTCCGGTTGCATGAGACAAGAGGAGGATGAGGAACTCTTCTCTTTGATTGACAATGATGTATGGGACCTCCTAGAATTGCCCAACAAGAAATACAAACTGCAGAGAGATTGA